A single region of the Marinobacter salinus genome encodes:
- a CDS encoding GspH/FimT family pseudopilin encodes MSTAKSTAGFTLPELVITIAVLAIATGFAVQSFGPWVERSKHRTLIEHYHSIFAFARWSAASQRQLITVCPLSLQNECIDDWQNTVSVFVDSDNNKQPDDNTVIREFTPDFGGFRIRSRTAGRGYFQFNPRGMTHGAMGSLILCPSNPASGNMSYMAVNIAGRFRAEHDKDADGMIKLSWGAKIFCPG; translated from the coding sequence ATGAGTACCGCCAAATCAACTGCAGGTTTTACGCTGCCAGAGCTTGTCATTACGATCGCCGTGCTGGCCATCGCCACCGGTTTTGCCGTCCAGTCTTTCGGACCTTGGGTTGAACGATCAAAGCACAGAACCCTTATTGAACACTATCACTCAATCTTCGCATTCGCCCGCTGGTCGGCGGCGAGTCAGCGTCAGTTGATCACCGTTTGTCCCCTCTCATTGCAGAATGAATGCATCGACGACTGGCAAAACACCGTTTCGGTATTTGTTGATTCAGACAATAACAAACAACCTGACGACAACACCGTTATCCGGGAATTCACGCCAGACTTCGGGGGCTTCCGGATCCGCTCTCGCACAGCTGGCCGAGGCTACTTTCAATTTAATCCCAGGGGTATGACTCATGGCGCGATGGGAAGCCTGATACTTTGCCCTTCGAATCCGGCAAGTGGCAACATGAGCTACATGGCAGTCAACATTGCTGGTCGTTTCCGGGCCGAGCACGACAAGGACGCGGATGGCATGATTAAGCTTTCATGGGGCGCGAAGATTTTCTGCCCTGGTTGA
- a CDS encoding type IV pilin protein, with the protein MVKARSSQAGFTLIELMIVVAIIGIIAAIAYPSYVEYTDRTRRSDAQGALTGLSGAMERYYASNNTYESAAAGGADTGAPAIYPDEAPLEGGQKYYDLTIEAADANSYTLRATPKGVQAGDGNLELDSTGARRWDRDNDGFGAGDNTWEN; encoded by the coding sequence TTGGTTAAGGCAAGGAGTTCCCAGGCAGGTTTTACGCTTATCGAACTGATGATTGTGGTGGCGATTATCGGAATCATCGCTGCAATCGCTTATCCCAGTTACGTAGAGTACACGGATCGTACTCGCCGTTCTGATGCTCAAGGAGCGTTAACAGGGCTCTCGGGTGCTATGGAGCGATATTATGCTTCTAACAACACTTATGAGAGTGCAGCCGCCGGTGGTGCGGATACCGGTGCTCCGGCTATATACCCGGATGAGGCGCCGCTCGAAGGTGGGCAGAAGTATTACGATCTGACCATCGAGGCTGCGGATGCAAACTCCTACACCTTGCGGGCAACTCCGAAAGGCGTGCAAGCGGGAGATGGAAACCTGGAACTTGACTCCACCGGTGCGCGACGCTGGGATCGCGACAATGATGGCTTTGGCGCTGGTGATAATACCTGGGAAAACTGA
- a CDS encoding pilus assembly protein — MKVFMKRFAWGLLSMSLTVGTSTAVADDTEIFFTDADKIVKPNILFILDKSGSMSNIAEGTSNRLEVVQAVMGNLLDDMEDVNVGAMYFGGNDGGYFLSAIKPIADVRSPLKTAINGLSPGGNTPLSETTFEAMRYFQGGDTFIRHSSVADVMDGNKYDSPIEYQCQPNNIILLTDGQPTQDTNYQSTMESTVGSCSGNCLDEIAEYMFDNDMSTEQDGPQSIRTYTVGFQSNQTLLSDAASNGGGQYFQANDAASLATAFETAFNDILATSATYVAPGIAVNTFDRLNHLDALYFALFQPAKGARWPGNLKRYKLAIQENSTTGQSEAVIVGEDGQPAVDPNSGFFKDSAQSWWGNIQDGKVVTDGGASSQHADPNSDRKVYSNLATNRGLTNSANALATGNNNLTKALFGDTNMSDADFSALVNWTRGQDLDDSDGDASTTDSRKFIADPLHSVPHLIVYGGSESSPDTAVFFGDNQGFIHGIDGETGETHFSFMPKDLLKNQAGLKENSETANKVYGMDSSILSWVHDDNNDGSISAGDGDFAYIYSGMRRGGSNYYALDVTNPDQPDFLWSIQGGQANTDFAELGQTWSRPSKTKVEIGNQIHDVLIFGGGYDADQDDATTRTVDDIGRALYIVDAETGDRLWWAGPTGSGANLELADLKYSIPSAPKALDLTGDGKINQIYVGDMGGQIFRFDVTNSNAADDLVTGGVIADLAEDNSTANNRRFYHAPDLFGLKFGGTRFLGLVIGSGFQAHPLDENIDDRIYMMRIPEISAPPVDDQGNVLYTPITEADLYDATDNLVQQGTSQEQNDAAAAIGLKDGWYIRLTNSGEKVLSTSQTINNEVFVTTYEPTPSTNICIPSAGTSRLYHLSVLDGRAVVNYDGVGAADELTRPDREVELNTIGLPADPQRMRVDDTDVVCVGAECVTVDSLKGVVETYWYEE, encoded by the coding sequence ATGAAGGTCTTCATGAAACGATTCGCGTGGGGCCTGCTTTCCATGTCCCTGACGGTTGGCACCTCTACAGCGGTTGCTGACGATACCGAGATTTTCTTTACAGACGCTGACAAGATCGTCAAGCCCAACATTCTGTTTATTCTCGATAAGTCCGGAAGCATGAGCAATATCGCGGAAGGAACGTCCAATCGTCTGGAGGTTGTTCAGGCGGTAATGGGCAATCTTCTGGATGATATGGAAGACGTCAATGTCGGGGCCATGTATTTTGGTGGCAACGATGGTGGTTATTTCCTCTCGGCAATCAAACCGATTGCTGACGTCAGGTCACCATTGAAAACCGCAATCAATGGGCTCTCGCCGGGCGGAAATACGCCGCTTTCTGAGACAACTTTTGAGGCAATGAGGTATTTTCAGGGAGGTGATACGTTCATCCGTCATTCCAGCGTTGCCGATGTTATGGATGGAAACAAATACGACAGCCCGATCGAGTACCAGTGCCAGCCAAACAACATCATTCTGTTAACGGACGGCCAGCCCACTCAGGATACCAACTATCAAAGCACCATGGAGAGCACCGTCGGCTCGTGTTCCGGCAACTGCCTCGACGAAATTGCGGAGTACATGTTTGATAACGACATGAGCACGGAACAGGACGGTCCGCAGTCCATCCGCACATACACTGTGGGCTTCCAGAGCAATCAGACGCTGCTTTCTGACGCTGCTTCCAATGGCGGCGGACAGTACTTTCAGGCTAACGACGCCGCTTCATTGGCAACCGCGTTTGAGACTGCCTTTAACGACATCCTTGCGACGTCTGCAACCTATGTGGCTCCAGGCATTGCGGTAAACACCTTTGACCGCCTGAACCACCTTGATGCGCTCTACTTTGCTCTGTTCCAGCCGGCGAAAGGAGCCCGTTGGCCGGGCAATCTTAAGCGCTATAAACTCGCTATCCAGGAGAATTCCACTACCGGGCAAAGTGAGGCCGTCATTGTCGGCGAGGACGGGCAGCCAGCCGTCGATCCGAACAGCGGATTTTTCAAGGATAGTGCGCAGAGCTGGTGGGGCAATATCCAGGATGGCAAGGTTGTTACCGACGGCGGAGCCTCGTCCCAGCATGCAGACCCCAACTCCGATCGCAAGGTTTATTCGAATCTCGCCACAAACAGGGGGCTGACGAATAGCGCCAATGCGCTCGCAACAGGTAATAATAATCTGACCAAGGCTCTCTTCGGGGACACAAACATGTCCGACGCAGATTTCTCCGCCCTGGTTAACTGGACCCGGGGTCAGGATCTTGATGATTCGGACGGTGATGCATCAACAACCGACTCACGGAAGTTTATCGCGGACCCGCTCCACTCTGTACCGCACCTGATCGTCTATGGTGGCAGTGAGTCTTCACCGGATACCGCAGTGTTCTTTGGGGATAATCAGGGCTTTATCCACGGTATCGATGGTGAGACCGGGGAAACGCACTTCTCATTCATGCCCAAAGACCTTCTGAAAAATCAGGCAGGTTTAAAAGAAAACAGCGAGACCGCGAATAAAGTGTATGGCATGGACTCGTCTATCCTCAGCTGGGTTCATGATGACAACAATGACGGCAGTATCAGTGCTGGCGACGGCGATTTCGCTTATATCTACTCGGGTATGCGCCGTGGTGGTTCCAACTACTACGCACTGGATGTAACCAACCCTGATCAGCCAGACTTTCTCTGGTCGATTCAGGGTGGGCAAGCCAATACCGATTTTGCTGAGCTGGGCCAAACCTGGTCGAGACCTTCCAAGACCAAGGTGGAAATTGGCAACCAGATCCACGACGTGTTGATCTTCGGCGGCGGATACGATGCTGACCAGGACGATGCAACAACGCGCACCGTTGACGATATCGGCCGGGCTTTGTACATCGTGGATGCTGAAACCGGTGACCGTCTCTGGTGGGCTGGCCCCACAGGCAGTGGCGCGAACCTTGAGCTTGCTGATCTGAAATACAGTATCCCCTCTGCCCCTAAGGCTCTGGACCTGACCGGTGATGGTAAGATTAACCAGATATACGTGGGTGATATGGGCGGACAGATTTTCCGGTTTGATGTTACCAATTCCAACGCTGCCGATGACCTGGTTACCGGTGGTGTAATCGCCGATCTGGCGGAGGATAACAGTACCGCAAACAATCGGCGTTTCTACCATGCGCCGGACCTGTTCGGTTTAAAGTTTGGCGGAACGCGGTTCCTTGGTCTGGTCATCGGGTCGGGCTTTCAGGCTCACCCTCTGGACGAAAATATTGATGACCGCATTTACATGATGCGAATTCCTGAGATCAGCGCGCCGCCGGTCGACGACCAAGGCAACGTGCTGTACACGCCCATTACCGAGGCGGATCTCTATGATGCCACTGACAACCTGGTTCAACAGGGAACATCGCAAGAGCAGAACGACGCTGCTGCGGCTATTGGTTTGAAGGATGGCTGGTATATCCGCCTGACGAACAGTGGCGAAAAAGTGCTCTCGACAAGCCAGACCATCAATAATGAGGTGTTTGTCACCACTTACGAGCCAACTCCAAGTACAAACATCTGTATTCCGTCGGCCGGTACATCGCGCCTGTATCACCTGTCGGTGCTTGATGGACGTGCTGTCGTCAATTACGACGGAGTGGGCGCAGCCGACGAGCTGACCCGCCCCGACCGGGAAGTGGAACTCAATACGATTGGTCTGCCGGCTGACCCGCAGCGCATGCGTGTCGATGATACCGATGTGGTGTGTGTTGGTGCGGAATGTGTGACGGTAGACTCCCTTAAGGGTGTCGTTGAAACCTATTGGTACGAGGAGTAA
- a CDS encoding PilX N-terminal domain-containing pilus assembly protein, whose protein sequence is MTELKAGRQERGAVLIVSLVVLLVLTLIGVAGMNTSVMQERMAVNAQNSNRTFQAAESSASALTERLIGNDLSLLRESMQSADNMSSSVNFTVDAGNGVAGTYQARYLGEIIAGSGSSLDANESSTALDGYRYELSGTATMAGTGATSTVFKGIEYY, encoded by the coding sequence ATGACTGAATTGAAGGCAGGTCGCCAGGAGCGTGGCGCGGTTCTGATCGTAAGTCTTGTGGTTTTGTTGGTCTTGACGCTCATCGGTGTCGCGGGGATGAATACGTCAGTGATGCAGGAGCGTATGGCCGTGAATGCCCAGAACTCCAATCGGACATTTCAGGCTGCCGAGAGTTCCGCCAGTGCCTTGACGGAACGGTTAATCGGGAATGATTTGAGCTTGCTAAGAGAATCGATGCAGTCCGCGGACAATATGAGCAGTTCGGTTAACTTCACGGTTGATGCCGGGAACGGCGTTGCCGGTACCTACCAGGCCCGTTACCTCGGCGAAATCATAGCCGGTAGCGGCAGCTCGCTGGATGCTAACGAGAGCTCCACGGCACTGGATGGTTATCGATATGAGTTAAGTGGCACTGCAACCATGGCGGGGACAGGTGCGACTTCAACGGTCTTCAAGGGAATCGAATATTACTGA
- a CDS encoding PilW family protein, producing the protein MGAKKVQGFITHSPKGQAGLSLVELMVALALSATLILGIFTVYVDSSQTARLSTSLARIQESGRIATDIVARDMRMIGFQGCADPADVTMRIIADNAPTADFFSTTLRGWEVADGNWANGTEFDGTPIEANALVGSDVISIQRGQTIDVEVTGNMNVVNANIQVAGTAINSFTQNDIVLISDCENADLFRISSDPTSGTWAHAQNVNSSNNLGQAYNESARIMRFSSNVYFVADTGRDDIQGNDIMALYRGANNMLAAGGPSFQVDELVEGVESMQIQYGEILPTNNIRYETADNVTDMSRVVALRIGLLISDADQVRDTDDTSSYALPGEVITEASGAGPVTHPEDTRLRRTFISTVTLRNRD; encoded by the coding sequence ATGGGAGCCAAAAAAGTTCAGGGGTTCATTACCCATAGCCCAAAAGGGCAGGCCGGTTTATCGCTGGTTGAATTGATGGTCGCGCTTGCCCTGAGTGCAACGCTGATTCTTGGCATTTTCACGGTCTATGTGGATTCAAGCCAGACCGCTCGCCTCAGTACGTCTCTTGCGCGGATTCAGGAATCCGGTCGGATCGCGACAGATATTGTCGCACGAGACATGCGGATGATTGGTTTTCAGGGGTGTGCGGACCCTGCAGACGTGACCATGAGGATTATCGCGGATAACGCCCCTACGGCAGATTTCTTCTCCACCACCCTTAGAGGCTGGGAAGTCGCCGACGGTAACTGGGCCAATGGCACCGAGTTTGACGGGACCCCGATTGAGGCCAATGCCCTCGTTGGAAGCGATGTGATTTCGATACAGCGCGGCCAGACCATTGACGTCGAGGTGACCGGAAACATGAACGTGGTAAACGCCAACATTCAGGTGGCAGGGACTGCGATTAATTCGTTCACCCAGAATGACATTGTTCTGATTTCCGATTGCGAGAACGCGGATCTTTTTCGAATATCGAGCGACCCAACTAGCGGAACCTGGGCGCACGCCCAAAACGTGAACTCCAGCAACAACCTGGGGCAGGCGTACAACGAAAGCGCCCGGATTATGAGGTTCTCATCCAACGTTTATTTTGTCGCCGATACCGGGCGCGATGACATTCAGGGTAACGACATAATGGCCCTTTATAGGGGAGCAAATAACATGCTCGCTGCCGGCGGGCCCAGCTTCCAGGTTGACGAACTGGTGGAGGGGGTCGAGAGCATGCAAATCCAGTATGGCGAGATACTGCCCACCAACAATATCCGTTACGAAACCGCTGACAATGTGACTGATATGTCTCGTGTGGTTGCGCTGAGAATTGGCTTGCTGATCAGTGACGCCGACCAGGTTCGGGACACGGACGATACATCGAGCTATGCGCTGCCAGGCGAGGTGATTACTGAAGCAAGTGGTGCCGGCCCGGTGACGCATCCGGAAGACACCCGATTGAGGCGGACTTTCATCAGTACGGTAACGCTGAGAAACAGGGATTAA
- the pilV gene encoding type IV pilus modification protein PilV codes for MKGLKSQGFTLIEILVTVFILAIGLLGLAGLLVDGMRNNQGAYLRTQASILAYDMADRIRANRAQAVGGGAYDGFTTVGASTNLPVCATQNGGCSPAQQVTVDLAQWARQIQGVGSDMTLLPGGQGSIQFDAGTEMFTISVQWDEVVREGDANEQIAGDNSFFLNFSL; via the coding sequence ATGAAAGGCTTGAAAAGTCAGGGCTTTACGCTGATTGAAATTCTGGTGACCGTGTTCATCCTGGCGATAGGGCTTCTGGGCCTCGCCGGTTTGCTGGTCGACGGAATGCGAAACAATCAGGGTGCGTATTTGCGGACCCAGGCGAGCATTCTGGCCTATGACATGGCTGACCGCATACGGGCCAATCGGGCCCAGGCTGTAGGCGGTGGAGCCTATGACGGCTTCACGACCGTTGGCGCATCCACAAACCTCCCGGTTTGTGCGACGCAGAACGGCGGATGTTCGCCGGCGCAACAGGTAACGGTGGATTTGGCTCAGTGGGCGCGCCAGATTCAGGGAGTCGGAAGCGACATGACGCTCTTGCCTGGCGGGCAAGGCTCGATTCAGTTCGATGCCGGCACCGAGATGTTTACGATCTCTGTCCAGTGGGATGAAGTTGTCAGAGAAGGCGATGCTAACGAACAAATCGCCGGTGATAATTCCTTTTTCCTGAATTTCTCATTATGA
- a CDS encoding GspH/FimT family pseudopilin, producing the protein MSGFQRSSGFTLLELIITIVILAIVASFAVPSFRETVLNNRLTSQINEASSLMSYARSEASKMQDGVITVCASADSASCSGANTWETGWIVMRDLDGDRVLDAGDDQLLRISQALEGGNTMRIAGLTSGGGSFVQFSGNGFPIPPGIGLSAAGTITVCDSRGVGTARAIVVSVSGQTRLARDTSGNGVLNDHNNANITCP; encoded by the coding sequence ATGTCCGGATTCCAGCGAAGCTCTGGCTTTACGTTGCTTGAACTGATTATAACGATCGTCATTCTGGCAATCGTTGCATCGTTTGCAGTTCCGTCTTTTCGCGAGACCGTACTTAATAATCGGCTGACGTCTCAAATAAATGAAGCGTCCAGCCTTATGAGCTATGCCCGCAGTGAAGCATCCAAAATGCAGGATGGCGTGATTACTGTCTGCGCCAGTGCTGACAGCGCTTCATGCAGTGGTGCAAACACGTGGGAGACCGGCTGGATTGTGATGCGCGACCTTGACGGTGATCGCGTGCTCGATGCCGGAGACGACCAGCTCCTCCGGATCAGCCAGGCCCTGGAAGGTGGCAACACCATGAGAATCGCGGGCCTTACCAGTGGTGGAGGCTCATTTGTGCAGTTTTCAGGCAATGGCTTCCCGATTCCTCCGGGAATTGGTCTATCGGCTGCAGGCACGATTACAGTATGTGATTCCCGTGGTGTGGGGACAGCGCGGGCAATTGTTGTCAGCGTGTCCGGTCAGACACGTCTGGCGCGAGATACCTCGGGTAACGGCGTACTGAACGATCACAACAACGCAAATATCACCTGTCCGTGA
- the ispH gene encoding 4-hydroxy-3-methylbut-2-enyl diphosphate reductase: MQIRLANPRGFCAGVDRAIEIVNRALDVFGAPIYVRHEVVHNKFVVDNLRNRGAVFVDELHEVPDDKLVIFSAHGVSQAVQSEAARRGLKVFDATCPLVTKVHLEVMRYSRDGRECILIGHHGHPEVEGTMGQYDHGNGGDIYLVENEQDVSKLEVKDPSRLSYVTQTTLSMDDTARVIDSLRAKFPDIQGPRKDDICYATQNRQDAVKQLAGDCDLMLVVGSPNSSNSNRLRELAERMGTPAYLIDEAAQIEPQWLDGKTSVGVTAGASAPEVLVNDVIARLRELGGSVPEEIAGREENIVFSMPKELRIDAVEVS; this comes from the coding sequence ATGCAAATCCGACTCGCTAATCCTCGCGGCTTTTGTGCCGGCGTGGACCGAGCCATCGAAATCGTCAATCGCGCCCTGGATGTATTCGGGGCGCCGATCTACGTGCGGCACGAGGTAGTCCACAACAAGTTTGTGGTGGATAACCTGCGTAACCGCGGCGCAGTCTTTGTCGATGAGTTGCATGAAGTGCCTGACGACAAACTGGTGATTTTCAGCGCCCACGGCGTATCCCAGGCAGTCCAGAGCGAAGCCGCCCGCCGTGGTCTCAAGGTGTTCGACGCCACCTGCCCGCTGGTCACGAAGGTGCACCTGGAAGTCATGCGCTACAGCCGTGACGGTCGTGAGTGCATTCTGATCGGCCACCACGGTCACCCTGAAGTGGAGGGGACCATGGGACAATACGATCATGGCAATGGCGGTGACATTTACCTGGTCGAAAATGAGCAAGACGTTTCGAAGCTGGAAGTGAAAGACCCTTCCCGTCTCTCATACGTTACTCAAACCACACTCTCCATGGACGATACGGCGAGGGTCATTGACTCCCTGCGTGCGAAGTTTCCCGACATTCAGGGCCCGCGAAAAGACGACATTTGTTATGCCACCCAAAACCGGCAGGATGCGGTTAAACAGCTGGCCGGGGATTGCGATTTGATGTTGGTAGTGGGCTCACCCAACAGCTCCAACTCCAACCGTTTACGGGAGCTTGCAGAGCGGATGGGAACGCCGGCCTACCTGATCGATGAGGCCGCCCAGATCGAGCCTCAGTGGCTGGATGGCAAAACGTCAGTGGGAGTCACGGCTGGCGCCTCGGCTCCCGAGGTCCTGGTGAACGACGTCATTGCCCGCTTGCGCGAGCTGGGTGGCAGCGTTCCGGAGGAGATTGCCGGGCGGGAGGAGAATATTGTGTTTTCCATGCCAAAAGAGCTCAGGATTGATGCGGTGGAGGTTTCCTGA
- the fkpB gene encoding FKBP-type peptidyl-prolyl cis-trans isomerase yields the protein MKELPVDKGTRVKLHFALKFPDGEVIDSTFEKEPATLEIGDDNLPENFEAYLMGMKAGDRESYQVPPEKAFGQHNPNNLQTFKRHEFSADMVLEPGVMISFADARQSELPGVVSRVEGDEVEVDFNHPLAGRTLTFDVQIIDVEPAKPTH from the coding sequence ATGAAAGAACTTCCTGTAGACAAGGGTACCCGTGTCAAATTGCACTTTGCCCTGAAGTTTCCGGATGGCGAGGTGATTGATTCCACCTTTGAAAAAGAGCCGGCCACGCTGGAAATTGGTGATGACAATCTGCCAGAGAATTTTGAAGCCTACCTGATGGGTATGAAAGCCGGAGACCGTGAGAGCTATCAGGTGCCGCCTGAAAAGGCATTCGGCCAGCACAATCCGAACAATCTCCAGACCTTCAAGCGTCATGAGTTCAGTGCCGACATGGTACTGGAGCCCGGCGTGATGATTTCCTTTGCAGATGCCCGCCAAAGTGAGCTCCCGGGGGTGGTCAGTCGCGTGGAAGGGGATGAAGTGGAAGTGGACTTCAATCACCCGCTGGCGGGGCGTACACTGACCTTTGATGTACAGATTATTGACGTCGAACCGGCCAAACCGACGCACTGA
- the lspA gene encoding signal peptidase II translates to MGAAMTEPAGGTKLKWLWLAVLVVVLDLGTKALATAMLSYGDPVPVIPMFNLTLLHNTGAAFSFLAQADGWQRWFFVVLALAVSGVLIGWLRKLQRDETWNAIAIVLILGGALGNVYDRVVHGYVVDFLHFYWQDWHFPAFNLADTAITIGAAMMILDMFRKPADSGGNAERSE, encoded by the coding sequence ATGGGGGCTGCAATGACTGAGCCGGCAGGCGGAACCAAACTGAAGTGGCTTTGGCTGGCGGTTCTGGTGGTGGTTCTGGATCTCGGTACCAAGGCTCTGGCCACGGCTATGCTGAGCTATGGCGACCCGGTGCCGGTCATTCCCATGTTCAATCTGACGCTGCTTCATAATACGGGTGCAGCGTTCAGTTTCCTTGCTCAGGCCGACGGCTGGCAGCGCTGGTTCTTTGTGGTGCTGGCGTTGGCTGTTAGTGGGGTTTTGATTGGCTGGCTGAGAAAGCTTCAGCGCGATGAAACCTGGAACGCTATTGCCATCGTACTGATCCTGGGTGGTGCTCTGGGCAATGTTTATGATCGGGTTGTCCATGGTTACGTTGTCGATTTCCTGCACTTTTACTGGCAGGACTGGCACTTTCCCGCCTTCAACCTGGCGGATACCGCCATTACTATTGGCGCCGCCATGATGATTCTCGATATGTTCCGCAAACCCGCCGACTCTGGCGGGAATGCTGAAAGGAGTGAGTGA